In the Candidatus Electrothrix rattekaaiensis genome, one interval contains:
- a CDS encoding ubiquinone/menaquinone biosynthesis methyltransferase, protein MVLLEEKKEYVRQTFAAISHKYDFINSLLSLLVDRCWRWRTCRLLDDFPEGPVLDLCAGTMPLSLELTRQAKDRVVVSIDFCEDMLKAGVRKLQDDPCSSRIFPICGDGEAIPAGRDIFCGCTVGFGIRNLVDIPGGLAEIYRVLQPKGRLLILEFSRPTNMLFKPLYTCYLHYIMPRIAGVCSNDRKAYEYLAQSIALFYEPEELLAMMRKAGFTKVERKKLTLGIVSIYVGIK, encoded by the coding sequence ATGGTTCTTCTTGAGGAAAAAAAAGAGTATGTGCGGCAAACCTTTGCCGCAATCAGCCATAAATATGATTTTATCAATTCTCTGCTCTCCCTTTTGGTGGATCGCTGCTGGCGTTGGCGCACCTGCCGTCTGCTGGATGATTTCCCGGAAGGCCCGGTGCTTGATCTCTGCGCCGGGACCATGCCCCTGTCCTTGGAGCTGACCCGACAGGCCAAAGACAGGGTCGTCGTCTCTATTGATTTTTGCGAGGACATGCTCAAGGCCGGGGTGAGAAAATTGCAGGATGACCCGTGCAGCTCAAGGATCTTTCCGATCTGCGGAGACGGAGAGGCGATCCCGGCAGGCAGGGACATCTTTTGCGGCTGCACTGTGGGCTTCGGCATCCGAAATCTTGTGGATATCCCCGGTGGATTGGCGGAAATATACCGGGTTCTCCAACCCAAGGGCAGGTTGCTGATCCTTGAGTTCTCCCGCCCGACCAATATGCTCTTCAAACCGCTCTATACCTGCTATCTGCATTATATCATGCCCCGCATAGCCGGTGTCTGCTCGAATGACAGAAAGGCGTACGAATATCTTGCCCAATCCATTGCTTTGTTTTATGAACCAGAGGAGCTGCTTGCCATGATGCGGAAGGCAGGCTTCACCAAGGTGGAACGCAAAAAACTGACCTTGGGGATTGTGTCTATCTATGTGGGCATCAAGTAA
- a CDS encoding pentapeptide repeat-containing protein, which translates to MAELPDNGLNISRPVAVWNREIKAEPHKLLLGLSKMVVEGVFKDWSDFGGATLDTLDALGLAKKPGELAWLLIYRALMMALAELVKNYQDLFRNPPETEKLEGLAALFEEEMDKAEVVIRQEFFDRPGELPLLKELQAPLTDWLQGLGASEADAAQIVCRLPDYFIFALHETWKKAPQDYAALTQYFDSPFTGATEEVRNWLLYAQHLQRQVSDRMFAEAFGVDKVYVPLRAYYEEKEQEDERRQELEAQRDKVKRIVVDLEDEFRSWLGNPTGEPAVRFLSGGPGSGKSTFAKIFAAKIAKETDIPCLYIPLHRFDATGDLIDAMESYIRRRPFLSRNPLDPKKGEKRLLIIFDGLDELALQGKAASEVAKNFVSEVLDRIQEFNGYDKQCQVIITGRTIAVQSVATKLREAKQISSVLPYFVEEEERKEFHDPDGLLAEDQRQIWWRQYGEAAGKGYAGLPADLARKHLAEITAQPLLNYLVALSYDRKSIEFTDDTTLNQIYADLIKAVYCRQYEEGGRVSSCAGGLEEGKFLRVLEEIALAVWHGDGRTATVSSIREKFTAGGIKRYLEQFQEGAKAGVTRLLTAFYFRQSDNRQDGDPTFEFTHKSFGEYLTALRIIRLLRQMQKQRRRRQEDPDDGWSEKEALQHWTSFCAVTAMDFDLLRFISNEFQAMKQEELLNLQGMIRELLSYTINQGLPFPDQFQSKGFKEHLRLARNAEVALLAVHFFIADLTEQVSRLELETRTDFSNWFSRLRTQGIIHWLACLDLSGYYLMGQDFTNAIFIASCLDNTQLSLSFFAGADLRGVQLKKAGLIEANLQDVNLEGANLKDAFLIKAILRGANLEGTNLEKADLTDANLEEANLTGANLKGANLTSANLRDARLEGTNLEGTNLEGANLKGTILENKDS; encoded by the coding sequence ATGGCCGAACTTCCTGATAACGGACTCAACATCAGCAGGCCGGTTGCGGTCTGGAACCGGGAGATCAAGGCGGAACCGCACAAGCTCTTGCTCGGCCTCAGCAAAATGGTGGTTGAAGGAGTGTTCAAGGACTGGAGCGACTTCGGCGGTGCTACTCTGGACACCCTGGATGCCCTTGGTCTGGCCAAGAAACCGGGTGAACTGGCTTGGTTGCTCATCTATCGTGCCCTGATGATGGCCTTAGCGGAATTGGTAAAAAATTACCAGGATCTGTTCCGTAATCCACCGGAAACGGAGAAGCTGGAAGGGCTTGCTGCGCTGTTTGAAGAGGAGATGGATAAGGCTGAGGTGGTTATCAGGCAGGAGTTCTTTGATCGGCCCGGTGAACTCCCTCTACTCAAGGAGCTGCAAGCCCCGTTGACTGACTGGTTGCAGGGGCTCGGTGCTTCAGAAGCTGATGCTGCCCAGATCGTCTGTCGTCTGCCGGATTATTTTATTTTTGCCCTGCACGAGACCTGGAAGAAGGCCCCGCAGGATTACGCCGCCCTGACCCAATATTTTGACAGCCCGTTCACCGGGGCGACTGAAGAGGTACGGAACTGGCTGCTCTATGCGCAGCATCTGCAACGGCAGGTCAGCGACCGGATGTTTGCTGAGGCATTCGGCGTGGACAAGGTCTATGTGCCGTTACGGGCTTATTACGAGGAAAAGGAGCAGGAGGATGAGCGCAGGCAGGAGCTGGAAGCGCAGCGGGACAAGGTAAAACGGATCGTGGTTGATCTGGAAGACGAGTTCCGCAGCTGGTTGGGCAATCCAACTGGAGAACCTGCTGTCCGCTTTCTCAGCGGCGGGCCTGGGTCGGGCAAGTCCACCTTTGCCAAGATCTTTGCCGCCAAAATCGCCAAGGAAACCGACATTCCTTGCCTCTACATTCCCCTGCACCGTTTTGATGCCACGGGAGACTTGATTGATGCTATGGAAAGCTATATCAGGAGAAGGCCGTTTTTGTCCCGCAATCCACTTGATCCCAAGAAGGGTGAGAAGCGATTACTGATCATCTTTGACGGCCTAGATGAATTAGCCTTGCAAGGCAAAGCTGCCTCGGAGGTGGCAAAGAATTTTGTATCTGAGGTATTGGATCGCATCCAAGAATTCAACGGTTATGACAAACAATGTCAGGTCATCATCACCGGGCGCACCATTGCTGTGCAGTCGGTGGCAACCAAACTGCGTGAAGCCAAGCAAATCAGTTCTGTGCTGCCCTATTTTGTCGAGGAAGAGGAGCGGAAAGAATTTCATGACCCGGACGGCCTGCTGGCCGAGGACCAGCGGCAGATCTGGTGGCGACAATATGGAGAGGCCGCAGGCAAGGGCTATGCGGGCCTGCCTGCCGACTTGGCGCGGAAGCATCTTGCTGAAATCACGGCCCAGCCCCTGCTCAATTACTTGGTCGCTTTGAGCTATGACCGCAAGAGCATCGAATTTACTGATGACACCACCCTGAATCAGATCTATGCCGATCTGATCAAGGCGGTCTATTGCCGTCAGTACGAGGAAGGCGGGCGGGTGAGTTCCTGTGCAGGCGGACTGGAGGAAGGCAAGTTTCTTCGGGTGCTGGAAGAAATCGCCTTGGCGGTCTGGCATGGGGACGGACGCACGGCCACGGTTTCCAGTATTCGGGAGAAATTCACAGCAGGCGGCATTAAACGCTATCTGGAGCAGTTCCAGGAAGGGGCTAAGGCGGGCGTGACTCGGTTGTTGACGGCCTTTTACTTCCGTCAGTCTGACAATCGCCAAGATGGTGATCCCACCTTTGAGTTCACCCATAAAAGCTTTGGTGAATACCTGACCGCCTTGCGAATTATCCGCCTTTTGCGCCAGATGCAGAAGCAGCGCAGGCGACGGCAGGAAGACCCGGATGATGGGTGGTCGGAAAAGGAGGCCCTCCAGCACTGGACAAGCTTTTGTGCGGTTACAGCGATGGATTTCGACTTGCTGCGTTTCATCAGTAACGAGTTCCAGGCAATGAAGCAGGAAGAACTGCTCAATTTGCAGGGCATGATTCGTGAGTTGCTCAGTTACACCATCAATCAGGGCCTGCCCTTTCCTGATCAGTTCCAAAGCAAAGGCTTTAAGGAACATCTGCGCTTGGCACGCAATGCAGAAGTGGCGTTGCTGGCTGTGCATTTTTTCATTGCGGATCTGACTGAACAGGTTTCGAGATTGGAATTAGAGACACGTACAGATTTCAGCAATTGGTTTTCGCGGTTGAGAACACAAGGGATTATACATTGGTTAGCGTGCTTGGATTTATCTGGCTATTACCTTATGGGGCAAGATTTTACTAACGCAATTTTTATTGCGTCATGTCTTGATAATACACAATTATCTTTATCATTTTTTGCAGGAGCGGATTTAAGGGGAGTGCAACTTAAAAAGGCTGGTCTTATTGAGGCTAATTTACAAGATGTAAATCTTGAAGGAGCGAATCTCAAAGATGCTTTCCTTATAAAAGCTATTCTGCGAGGTGCAAACCTTGAAGGAACGAATTTGGAAAAAGCAGATTTGACAGATGCCAATCTTGAAGAGGCAAATTTAACGGGTGCCAATCTCAAAGGTGCAAACCTTACATCGGCTAATTTGCGAGACGCAAGGCTTGAAGGGACGAATTTGGAGGGGACAAATTTAGAAGGTGCCAACCTCAAAGGCACCATTCTGGAAAACAAGGATTCGTAG
- a CDS encoding menaquinone biosynthesis protein: protein MARLGMVNYINTAPIYEVWKEQVHRPDWPVTEAPPAQLNRLLAAGELDLGFVSCYEYAVRPEQYRIMADLSISATGPVGSVFLFSSVPPEQLDGKQVLLTGQSDTSVWLLRIILEDFFEVKPEYTRGEIFAKHRPEKEPAAVLAIGDEALRLATESNSPSPVQLDLAEFWHQQTGLPFVFSVCAVRENFLTTAEDAARELHQTLLSCRDQGRKRLPEISERAARRIPMDSTACLCYLQAMEYDLSPAKLQALEEFFSRLIRHGAASDKALPLKIFR, encoded by the coding sequence ATGGCACGCTTGGGCATGGTCAACTACATCAACACCGCTCCTATTTACGAAGTCTGGAAAGAGCAGGTGCATCGCCCGGACTGGCCTGTGACCGAGGCCCCGCCTGCACAGCTCAATCGGCTGCTGGCTGCCGGAGAGCTTGACCTCGGCTTTGTCTCCTGCTACGAATATGCAGTCCGCCCGGAGCAGTATCGGATCATGGCCGATCTTTCCATTTCCGCAACCGGGCCGGTGGGCAGTGTGTTTCTCTTCTCCTCGGTGCCGCCGGAGCAACTGGATGGAAAACAGGTACTCCTGACCGGTCAGTCCGACACCTCGGTCTGGCTCTTGCGCATTATTCTGGAAGACTTTTTTGAGGTCAAACCCGAATATACCCGTGGCGAGATCTTCGCCAAGCACAGACCTGAAAAAGAACCGGCAGCAGTCCTTGCCATCGGCGACGAAGCCCTGCGTCTGGCAACAGAGAGCAACTCCCCCTCCCCTGTCCAGCTGGACTTGGCGGAATTCTGGCATCAACAAACCGGGCTACCCTTTGTCTTTTCCGTCTGCGCTGTGCGTGAGAATTTTCTGACAACCGCCGAAGACGCTGCAAGGGAATTGCATCAAACCCTGCTTTCCTGTCGTGATCAAGGGAGGAAGCGTCTGCCGGAGATCTCCGAACGAGCGGCCCGTCGTATTCCTATGGACTCGACGGCCTGCCTTTGCTATCTTCAAGCTATGGAATATGATCTTTCCCCGGCCAAGCTGCAAGCCCTGGAAGAATTCTTCAGCCGCCTGATTCGCCACGGAGCGGCATCTGACAAGGCCCTGCCATTGAAAATATTCCGATGA
- the priA gene encoding primosomal protein N' translates to MIVYEVAVAAPFFGNLTYAQPVDLTEPLPIGLRVLVPLQNRFVTGYILSSASPSPDLPYQIKPILERLDPEPLFPEQLIPFFRWLADYYHYPLGEVIQTALPSGLRAGSGYEISLTEAGHRKLPAALNTLKNRSAWMDRLLDKGKLLPGTVKTIRRKAAMQNLLRTWQTEGWIDINEVILSPTVKKKTETMVRLNTALQESLARYQTETKENQDKNTVIPNTSQDELKKSELKTLDLFFSRCKGHPLLPRAELTRQYPGAGKALHSLAETGFVTLEEQRVYRDPFGKVPPFFPKPDTLTTEQDQVIGVIKTALDTGGFQPFLLHGVTGCGKTEVYLRATEHCLACEKSVLILVPEIALSSQLEGHFYSRFGDTLAILHSGISIGERFDQWQRILQGKVRIVIGARSAVFAPLAQPGLVIVDEEHEPAYKQDDGLRYNGRDMAVLRAKFADCPVLLASATPSVTSFYHTEQGKYRLLTMTKRIHDQVMPEVMVVDLREKQRERKNAFFSEQLFTALQENLEKKRQSLLFVNRRGYAAFMLCRDCGYIIQCRHCKVSLTHHQGDNRLLCHYCGYTTTPNLVCPDCGSGSVIGLGVGSERIEQEARQLFPDARITRLDSDTTRDRKAYLRILDQVRNHEVDILVGTQMVAKGLHFPAMTLVGIIWADSGLGIPDYKAAERSYQLLAQVTGRAGRGKHSGRVIVQTHQPQHYVIEFARSHAYNKLYKQEVAFRDALSYPPFGRLINIKFSGEKEENVAVTAQQTADFLRSLKEKAVDIMGPVPAPLSMIKKRFRWQLLLKSREPEKLHRLCDLIITEKRRVCRAGVRMGIDVDPENMM, encoded by the coding sequence ATGATTGTTTATGAGGTTGCTGTCGCCGCCCCTTTTTTCGGCAACCTGACCTACGCTCAACCGGTCGATCTCACAGAGCCCTTGCCTATCGGTCTTCGAGTACTGGTTCCCCTGCAAAACCGTTTTGTCACCGGTTATATACTGTCCTCTGCAAGCCCTTCTCCCGACCTCCCTTATCAGATCAAGCCGATTCTGGAGCGACTTGATCCCGAACCCCTTTTTCCGGAACAGCTCATACCTTTTTTCCGTTGGCTTGCCGACTATTACCATTATCCACTCGGCGAGGTTATTCAAACCGCCCTGCCATCAGGTCTCCGGGCTGGTTCCGGGTATGAAATTTCTCTGACCGAGGCTGGTCACCGAAAACTACCAGCAGCTCTGAACACCCTAAAAAATCGGTCCGCCTGGATGGACCGATTATTGGATAAGGGGAAGCTGCTACCGGGAACAGTAAAGACCATTCGCAGGAAAGCAGCCATGCAGAACCTGTTGCGAACATGGCAGACAGAGGGATGGATTGATATCAACGAGGTGATTCTCAGCCCAACGGTCAAGAAAAAAACCGAAACCATGGTCAGGCTGAATACTGCACTTCAGGAGAGCCTTGCCCGCTACCAAACAGAAACAAAGGAGAATCAGGATAAAAATACTGTCATTCCGAATACTTCACAGGATGAACTGAAAAAATCCGAGCTCAAAACCTTAGACCTGTTTTTCAGTCGTTGCAAAGGGCATCCTCTCCTGCCTCGTGCCGAACTGACCCGACAATATCCCGGAGCTGGCAAGGCCCTGCACAGTCTGGCAGAAACCGGCTTTGTGACCCTTGAAGAACAGCGGGTGTATCGAGATCCCTTTGGTAAGGTCCCGCCTTTTTTCCCAAAACCGGATACCCTGACCACGGAACAGGATCAGGTTATCGGAGTAATAAAGACTGCACTCGACACCGGAGGATTCCAGCCCTTTCTCCTGCACGGCGTGACCGGATGCGGAAAAACCGAGGTCTATCTGCGGGCAACGGAACATTGTCTGGCCTGCGAAAAATCCGTGCTGATCCTGGTACCGGAAATAGCCCTGTCCTCCCAGCTGGAAGGACATTTTTATTCCCGTTTCGGCGACACGTTGGCCATTCTGCACAGCGGTATCTCAATCGGTGAACGGTTTGATCAATGGCAGCGAATCCTTCAGGGCAAAGTACGTATTGTTATCGGGGCCCGTTCCGCTGTCTTTGCCCCGCTTGCCCAGCCCGGTTTGGTCATCGTTGATGAAGAACATGAACCTGCCTATAAACAGGACGACGGGCTTCGCTATAACGGACGAGACATGGCTGTACTCCGGGCAAAGTTTGCCGACTGCCCGGTTCTGCTTGCTTCGGCAACCCCCTCTGTGACCAGTTTTTATCATACTGAACAGGGAAAGTATCGCCTCCTCACCATGACCAAACGGATACATGATCAGGTGATGCCCGAGGTAATGGTTGTTGATCTTCGGGAAAAACAACGGGAGCGAAAAAACGCTTTTTTTTCTGAGCAGCTCTTCACCGCCTTACAGGAAAACCTGGAGAAGAAACGACAAAGCCTACTCTTTGTCAATCGCCGAGGGTATGCCGCGTTTATGCTCTGCCGGGACTGCGGATACATCATCCAGTGCCGCCACTGCAAGGTCTCGCTCACCCATCATCAGGGTGATAACCGCTTACTCTGCCATTATTGCGGCTATACAACAACCCCGAATCTTGTCTGTCCGGATTGCGGGTCTGGCTCGGTTATCGGACTCGGTGTGGGGTCAGAACGGATTGAACAGGAGGCACGACAACTTTTTCCCGATGCTAGGATTACCCGCCTAGACAGCGACACGACAAGAGATCGCAAAGCATATTTGCGCATTTTAGATCAGGTACGCAATCATGAAGTGGATATTCTGGTGGGTACGCAGATGGTGGCTAAAGGACTCCATTTTCCGGCAATGACCTTGGTGGGCATTATATGGGCGGACAGCGGGCTGGGGATTCCCGATTATAAGGCGGCTGAACGTTCTTATCAGCTCCTTGCTCAGGTCACCGGTAGGGCAGGACGGGGCAAGCATTCCGGCAGGGTTATTGTTCAGACCCATCAACCACAACATTATGTCATCGAATTTGCCCGCTCCCATGCATACAATAAGCTGTATAAGCAGGAAGTAGCATTTCGGGACGCTCTTTCCTATCCGCCGTTCGGCAGACTGATAAACATCAAATTCAGCGGCGAAAAAGAAGAAAATGTGGCTGTAACTGCCCAACAAACAGCTGACTTCCTCCGCAGTCTCAAAGAGAAAGCCGTGGACATTATGGGGCCGGTTCCGGCACCCTTATCTATGATAAAAAAACGTTTTCGCTGGCAATTACTGCTCAAAAGCCGTGAACCGGAAAAGCTGCATCGGCTCTGCGATCTGATTATTACGGAAAAAAGGCGCGTTTGCCGAGCTGGCGTAAGAATGGGTATTGATGTGGATCCGGAGAATATGATGTGA
- the proC gene encoding pyrroline-5-carboxylate reductase, translating to MKKTLSVGMIGGGQMGEALIRGMIESGVTKAVNITVADPMVRRREYLENTYQISAVETAAEVAEKSRVIILAIKPQIMEPVLRQYSAHLTDDHLLISIAAGIPLASIEQEVGGNVRIIRVMPNTPALVLAGASAMSGNENIKQEDMEIAQQIFSAVGTCIEVPENLLDAVTGLSGSGPGYVFTFLEALVDGGVLAGLPRPIAEQLALQTLYGSAKLAMETREPAAVLKGKVTSPGGTTITGIQVLEEGCLRGTVMTAVEAATERSKSLGQ from the coding sequence ATGAAGAAAACATTATCTGTAGGCATGATCGGTGGCGGTCAGATGGGAGAAGCTCTGATTCGCGGCATGATAGAATCAGGGGTGACAAAGGCAGTGAATATTACAGTTGCCGATCCCATGGTCCGGCGGCGGGAGTACCTTGAAAACACCTATCAGATCAGTGCGGTGGAAACAGCAGCTGAGGTTGCCGAGAAGAGTCGTGTTATCATTTTGGCGATAAAGCCACAAATCATGGAACCGGTTCTGCGGCAGTACAGTGCCCATCTCACGGATGACCATTTGCTCATTTCCATTGCCGCCGGTATCCCTCTTGCAAGCATAGAACAAGAGGTTGGCGGGAATGTGCGTATTATCAGAGTGATGCCAAATACCCCGGCCTTGGTGCTGGCCGGTGCTTCGGCTATGAGCGGCAACGAGAACATCAAGCAGGAGGACATGGAGATTGCCCAGCAGATTTTTTCCGCTGTGGGTACCTGCATTGAAGTTCCGGAAAACCTCCTTGATGCAGTTACCGGTCTGAGCGGCTCCGGGCCCGGTTATGTGTTCACCTTTCTTGAAGCTTTGGTCGATGGTGGAGTGCTGGCCGGACTTCCGCGTCCAATAGCCGAGCAGCTTGCTCTTCAGACACTGTACGGTTCCGCCAAATTGGCCATGGAAACCCGAGAACCAGCAGCCGTGCTCAAAGGCAAGGTGACCTCGCCGGGTGGAACAACCATTACCGGAATTCAGGTTCTGGAAGAAGGGTGCCTGCGCGGTACTGTCATGACCGCAGTGGAAGCGGCAACAGAGCGTTCCAAAAGCTTGGGGCAATAA
- a CDS encoding transposase, with translation MVIGKELPVFITDFFEEIDERIRAHSPGNGLSKTQKYWLAFCTLATLATNSVCWARFEKVSLGRYKKKALSWMFCHSKIPWCLLFQVSVNVIISLYRITSGTLNIDESDNHRSKRTKKISWVHKLKDKATGGYAMGQCVVFIVLVTPIITIPVGFKFYMPDPDITQWRKKYNKLRKIGISAAQRPKRPPKNPNYPSKNELAIQLLKEFKEKYPDIKVKCVNADALYGNKKFLTGAASVYKSTQIISQIGKNRKVRHRGKDISVKEYFSRNSGVLQQIKIRGEKEIMATIASARLYVSSQGVKRFLVAVKYEDEDEYRYLVATDMSWRTEDIVKAYTLRWLVEVFFQDWKANEGWATLTKLTGEEGSRNSLILSLLVDHCLLFHPDQLARIKNKLPAATVGTLRHQISMDSLFMFIQELLQSENPAKALEQLASKVKESVIFLAPSKKHMVGRDLGRLEASPSLQYRAAG, from the coding sequence ATGGTTATCGGCAAAGAGTTACCAGTTTTTATCACTGATTTTTTTGAAGAAATAGACGAAAGGATTAGAGCTCACAGTCCTGGCAACGGCCTGTCAAAAACACAAAAATACTGGTTGGCTTTTTGTACTTTAGCCACTCTGGCAACTAATTCGGTATGCTGGGCAAGATTTGAAAAAGTCAGCTTGGGTAGGTACAAAAAGAAAGCTCTGTCCTGGATGTTTTGTCACTCCAAAATTCCGTGGTGTTTACTGTTTCAAGTATCAGTAAATGTTATTATTTCTTTATATAGAATTACCAGTGGAACTCTTAATATTGACGAGTCGGACAATCATCGCTCCAAGCGTACGAAAAAGATCTCGTGGGTCCATAAACTCAAGGATAAGGCAACCGGTGGCTATGCTATGGGGCAATGCGTGGTGTTTATTGTTCTCGTCACTCCAATCATTACCATTCCGGTTGGATTTAAATTTTACATGCCGGATCCAGATATTACTCAATGGAGAAAAAAGTACAATAAGCTCAGAAAAATTGGAATTTCGGCGGCTCAACGACCAAAAAGACCGCCTAAAAATCCAAACTATCCTTCAAAAAACGAACTGGCAATTCAGCTCCTTAAAGAATTTAAGGAAAAATATCCTGATATCAAGGTGAAATGTGTCAATGCAGACGCATTATATGGTAATAAAAAATTCCTTACGGGTGCCGCGTCCGTCTACAAATCAACACAGATTATTAGTCAAATAGGAAAAAATAGAAAGGTTCGCCACCGTGGCAAAGATATTAGCGTGAAAGAATATTTCTCCCGCAACTCCGGAGTACTCCAACAGATAAAAATTCGTGGGGAAAAAGAAATAATGGCCACGATTGCCAGCGCACGCTTGTATGTATCCAGTCAAGGCGTTAAACGTTTTCTTGTTGCGGTAAAATACGAAGATGAGGATGAATACCGCTACCTCGTCGCTACCGATATGTCATGGAGAACAGAGGATATTGTAAAGGCTTACACTCTAAGATGGCTTGTAGAGGTTTTTTTTCAGGACTGGAAGGCCAATGAAGGATGGGCGACTTTGACCAAGCTGACAGGTGAGGAGGGGTCTCGCAACAGCTTGATCCTGAGCCTGCTGGTTGATCATTGCCTCCTTTTTCATCCGGACCAACTAGCCAGGATTAAGAACAAACTTCCCGCAGCTACTGTTGGAACCCTACGGCACCAGATTAGCATGGACAGCCTATTCATGTTCATACAAGAACTCCTACAGTCGGAAAATCCAGCTAAGGCACTCGAACAACTTGCTTCCAAGGTAAAAGAATCTGTCATTTTTTTGGCTCCCTCGAAAAAACACATGGTAGGTAGGGATCTTGGTCGACTGGAAGCAAGTCCATCATTGCAATACAGAGCTGCCGGGTGA
- a CDS encoding type II toxin-antitoxin system VapC family toxin, whose amino-acid sequence MILLDTNIISEVMRRKPSDRVLGWLNLRNKEELFVSSITIAEICYGLRILPVGQRKKQLETHFEQFIAQGFTGRIIGFDESAARVYAEIMGLRKEKGRPMSLPDGQIAAVARSNNLALATRNIRDFGHCEIELINPFE is encoded by the coding sequence GTGATCCTGCTGGATACCAATATAATTTCCGAAGTGATGCGCCGGAAGCCTTCGGACAGGGTGCTGGGCTGGCTGAACCTCCGAAACAAGGAGGAGTTATTCGTCTCCAGCATTACCATTGCGGAAATCTGTTACGGCTTGCGTATTTTACCGGTCGGTCAACGCAAGAAACAGCTTGAGACACATTTTGAACAATTTATTGCTCAGGGGTTCACCGGGCGTATCATTGGATTTGACGAGTCTGCAGCCCGTGTCTATGCGGAAATTATGGGCCTGCGCAAAGAAAAAGGCCGTCCCATGAGTCTCCCCGACGGCCAGATCGCCGCTGTCGCCCGGAGCAATAACTTGGCTTTGGCAACCCGTAATATACGTGATTTTGGACATTGCGAGATTGAACTGATCAATCCTTTTGAGTAA
- the galU gene encoding UTP--glucose-1-phosphate uridylyltransferase GalU: MKKVRKAVIPVAGLGTRFLPATKAIPKEMLTIVDRPTIQYIVEEVVASGIEEVILITSAGKSAIENHFDYNYELDTILKDKNKDALREELSLTSSLIDVVSVRQKEPLGLGHAIWMARKVVGDEPFLVLLGDDLVRSKVPCCRQMIDLYEKVNESIVSIQRVPMDQTHQYGIVEGEKTDFERTVKVKQMVEKPALGTSKSDMAIIGRYLLMPEIFAALGKTTPGHGGEIQLTDALQALADQRGMYAYEFEGKRYDAGDKMGYLKAIIDIALDHPTLGEPLRDHLASICDAKNCFR; this comes from the coding sequence ATGAAGAAAGTCCGTAAAGCCGTTATTCCTGTTGCTGGTCTCGGCACCAGATTTCTGCCAGCAACCAAGGCAATCCCTAAAGAGATGCTCACCATTGTTGATCGTCCAACAATCCAGTATATTGTCGAAGAAGTGGTGGCCTCTGGAATAGAAGAGGTCATCCTGATCACCTCGGCAGGAAAGTCGGCGATTGAGAATCATTTTGACTATAATTATGAGCTTGATACCATCTTGAAGGACAAAAACAAGGATGCCCTGCGGGAAGAGCTGTCCCTGACTTCCTCCCTGATTGACGTTGTTTCGGTACGCCAAAAAGAACCGCTCGGTTTGGGGCACGCGATCTGGATGGCCCGCAAGGTGGTGGGAGATGAACCCTTTCTAGTTCTACTGGGAGATGACCTTGTTCGCAGCAAGGTTCCATGTTGTCGACAGATGATTGACCTCTACGAGAAGGTCAACGAGTCCATCGTCTCGATCCAGCGCGTTCCCATGGATCAAACGCATCAATACGGTATTGTCGAAGGAGAGAAAACTGATTTTGAACGCACTGTCAAGGTGAAGCAGATGGTGGAAAAACCGGCTCTAGGCACTTCCAAGTCTGATATGGCCATTATCGGTCGTTATTTGTTGATGCCGGAGATCTTTGCAGCACTTGGCAAAACAACTCCGGGACATGGCGGCGAGATCCAGCTGACTGATGCTCTTCAGGCCCTTGCTGATCAGCGCGGCATGTATGCCTATGAGTTTGAAGGGAAACGGTATGATGCCGGAGACAAGATGGGCTATCTCAAGGCCATTATTGATATCGCCTTGGATCATCCGACCCTTGGTGAACCTTTACGAGACCATCTTGCATCCATTTGTGACGCCAAAAATTGCTTTCGATAA